Proteins from one Phormidium ambiguum IAM M-71 genomic window:
- a CDS encoding ABC transporter permease, protein MPKLQSQEKPRFYWQLIFSLLMFVYMYLPILVLAIFSFNDSRFSASWEGFTLKWYQQLFRDQRILSSLQNSLIVAVSAVGIAAVLGTLMAVGLARYRFRGKGLYRGVSYLPLIIPDIAIAVATLVFLAVVQIRLSIWTIVAAHVVFCLAYVGLVVSTRLADLDPHLEEAALDLGATPREAFLKVLLPELMPGIISGCLLAFVLSLDDFLIASFTAGSGSTTLPMEIFSRIRTGVKPDINALSVILILISGVVFFLAESIRYQSAEKRLKQ, encoded by the coding sequence ATGCCTAAACTACAGTCCCAGGAGAAACCGCGCTTTTATTGGCAGCTGATTTTCTCGCTGCTAATGTTTGTGTATATGTACTTGCCTATCCTGGTACTAGCGATTTTCAGTTTTAATGATTCTCGTTTTAGTGCTAGTTGGGAAGGTTTTACTCTGAAATGGTATCAACAGCTGTTTCGAGATCAGCGGATTCTTTCATCTTTACAGAATAGTTTGATTGTGGCTGTTTCGGCGGTGGGAATTGCGGCTGTTTTGGGAACGCTGATGGCTGTAGGTTTGGCGCGGTATCGCTTTCGGGGTAAGGGTTTGTATCGGGGGGTTTCTTATCTGCCTTTGATTATTCCAGATATTGCGATCGCAGTCGCCACCCTAGTCTTCCTCGCCGTCGTTCAAATCCGTCTCAGCATTTGGACTATTGTTGCCGCCCATGTCGTCTTTTGTCTCGCCTACGTCGGACTCGTTGTTTCTACCCGCCTCGCAGATTTAGATCCACATTTAGAAGAAGCTGCACTGGATTTAGGCGCAACACCTAGAGAAGCTTTCTTAAAAGTATTATTACCCGAACTTATGCCCGGAATTATCTCCGGTTGTCTCCTCGCATTTGTTCTTAGTTTAGATGACTTTTTAATTGCTAGTTTTACCGCAGGTAGCGGTTCAACTACTTTGCCAATGGAAATTTTTAGCCGCATTCGTACTGGTGTTAAACCTGATATTAATGCTCTTAGTGTGATACTAATTTTAATTTCTGGTGTGGTTTTCTTCCTCGCTGAATCTATCCGTTACCAAAGTGCGGAAAAAAGGTTAAAGCAATGA